The proteins below are encoded in one region of Aphelocoma coerulescens isolate FSJ_1873_10779 chromosome 4, UR_Acoe_1.0, whole genome shotgun sequence:
- the PANK2 gene encoding pantothenate kinase 2, mitochondrial isoform X2, with product MAPQAFGMCTLSSRTLPCVDVKMGDLELCKLDELDCLVKGVLYIDSLGFNGHSECYYFENPTDAERCQKLPFNLENPYPLLLVNIGSGVSILAVYSKDNYKRVTGTSLGGGTFFGLCCLLTGCSTFEEALEMASHGDSTKVDKLVRDIYGGDYERFGLPGWAVASSFGNMMSKEKRESVSKEDLAKATLITITNNIGSIARMCALNENINRVVFVGNFLRINTISMRLLAYALDYWSKGQLKALFLEHEGYFGAVGALLGLLDSA from the exons ATGGCTCCACAGGCATTCGGGATGTGCACCTTGAGCTCAAGGACCTTACCCTGTGTGGACGTAAAG ATGGGTGACCTTGAGCTTTGTAAGCTCGATGAGCTGGATTGCCTTGTGAAAGGAGTGCTGTACATTGATTCCTTGGGGTTCAATGGACACTCAGAGTGTTACTACTTTGAGAACCCGACGGATGCTGAGAGGTGCCAGAAGCTCCCATTCAACCTGGAGAATCCCTATCCTCTCCTTCTGGTGAACATTGGCTCAGGGGTCAGCATTTTGGCTGTCTATTCCAAAGACAACTACAAACGGGTAACAGGCACCAG CCTTGGAGGGGGAACCTTCTTTGGCCTCTGCTGCCTTCTGACGGGCTGCTCCACGTTCGAGGAGGCCCTGGAGATGGCATCCCATGGGGACAGCACCAAGGTGGACAAACTGGTGCGGGACATCTACGGAGGAGACTACGAGCGCTTTGggctgccaggctgggctgtggcatcCAG ctttggaaaCATGATGAGCAAGGAGAAGAGGGAATCTGTCAGCAAGGAGGACCTGGCCAAGGCCACTTTGATCACCATCACCAACAACATTGGCTCCATAGCGCGGATGTGTGCCCTTAATGAG AACATCAACCGTGTGGTGTTCGTGGGCAACTTCCTTCGGATCAACACCATCTCCATGAGGCTCCTGGCCTACGCCCTGGACTACTGGTCAAAGGGACAGTTAAAAGCACTTTTCTTGGAACATGAG GGTTACTTCGGTGCAGTCGGTGCTCTCCTGGGACTCCTGGACTCAGCCTGA
- the MAVS gene encoding mitochondrial antiviral-signaling protein, giving the protein MGLAEDKVYIHITKNLKKFGAIRVASLADSLTCLVDSDRDELLAREETRGNQAAVFRFYQHLRCRKGWVQDLIQALHHNNAGHLADELQEVYDTWKPRPRPRPSDSAATSSLPRDAPPTINAQTPSQGPNPAPGAPMDEQPRRDLPAGDHPPVLPSAATPKSTDLEARLPVQESLPKKLPEQESPQPIPPGSKVHGGVSGGHSGEGNPSHPAGAVPVSPGTPEQGRDWLSRRPVCVDNGFFGNANHLHRGTAGLALGRSVPSRDAGATHSPEQPRNEPEENSDISTESLPRLEGATRGVGQQPPNSAPKKQPVPSSGHGEPTGSFVDVRSPLLIQEQFDAEKKLRGHQGSGGASMETATLVATPVPRDTFPSRDTSLKSLKQEKKLPIGSTASSTPSVPTKEEVVPALTNPVLGTAVVGGSKGTAGRSASRGSSATSVWVSHSDERDEELSKPGVLMSMPRGSPEVASRCPSSQEPSNHRSTTSSSLGLSSDPILVSSDSQSSGGASPRVSLVCADPREKEASGASRDSCPALSWNSTSLGTHEVRVDHHPSTQLGAGSDGVSPLGSSVNFNSGSGRDAATSSPQARVPKGESNGLSLLYILPAVGIISAMAFAVYARLRK; this is encoded by the exons ATGGGTTTGGCTGAAGACAAAGTGTACATCCACATTACGAAAAACCTCAAGAAGTTTGGGGCTATCCGAGTGGCGTCGCTGGCTGATTCCCTGACCTGCCTTGTCGATTCTGACAGA GATGAACTCCTTGCCCGGGAGGAGACACGGGGCAACCAGGCAGCTGTCTTTAGGTTTTATCAGCACCTGAGGTGCAGGAAGGGCTGGGTACAGGATCTCATCCAGGCACTGCACCACAACAACGCAGGGCACTTGGCCGATGAGCTGCAGGAAGTCTATGACACCTGGAAACCTCGACCTCGACCTC GTCCCTCAGATTCTGCTGCTACCTCTTCCCTTCCCCGTGATGCCCCTCCCACTATCAATGCCCAGACACCATCCCAGGGGCCAAATCCTGCCCCGGGTGCTCCGATGGATGAGCAGCCACGCCGAGACCTGCCTGCTGGTGACCATCCACCTGTCCTGCCCAGCGCTGCCACCCCCAAGAGCACGGACCTGGAGGCCAGGCTCCCAGTGCAGGAATCG ctccccaaaaaactcccagaGCAAGAGAGTCCCCAGCCAATTCCACCTGGGAGCAAAGTCCATGGCGGAGTGAGCGGTGGGCACAGTGGAGAGGGGAATCCCTCGCACCCCgccggggctgtgccagtgtCACCGGGGACCCCAGAGCAGGGCCGGGACTGGCTGAGCCGCCGGCCGGTGTGCGTGGACAACGGGTTTTTCGGGAATGCCAACCACCTGCACCGCGGCACAgcgggcctggccctgggcaggTCTGTTCCATCGAGGGATGCAGGTGCCActcacagccctgagcagcccagGAATGAGCCTGAAGAGAACTCAGATATCTCCACAGAGTCACTGCCACGGCTGGAAGGGGCCACTCGTGGTGTGGGGCAGCAGCCCCCAAACTCAGCACCAAAAAAGCAGCCTGTGCCAAGCTCTGGGCATGGTGAGCCCACGGGCAGCTTTGTGGATGTGCGCAGCCCCCTCCTCATCCAGGAGCAGTTTGATGCGGAGAAGAAGCTGCGAGGGCATCAAGGGAGTGGAG GTGCTTCAATGGAAACAGCTACCCTGGTTGCTACCCCTGTGCCCAGAGACACTTTCCCATCCCGTGACACCTCTTTGAAGTCTCTTAAGCAAGAGAAGAAACTGCCCATTGggagtacagccagcagcaccccctCTGTGCCAACAAAGGAGGAA GTGGTCCCGGCCTTGACAAACCCTGTCCTGGGCACAGCTGTGGTAGGAGGCTCCAAAGGCACGGCTGGGAGATCGGCTTCCCGGGGGAGCTCTGCCACGAGCGTCTGGGTGTCTCACAGTGATGAGAGGGATGAGGAGCTCAGCAAGCCAGGCGTCCTCATGTCCATGCCTCGGGGAAGCCCAGAGGTGGCCAGCAGATGCCCAAGCTCTCAGGAGCCCAGCAACCACCGTTCCACCACCTCCAGTAGCCTTGGCCTCAGCAGCGACCCAATCCTGGTGAGCAGCGATAGCCAGAGCTCAGGAGGAGCATCCCCCAGAGTCTCCTTGGTTTGTGCAGACCCGAGGGAAAAGGAGGCATCTGGAGCAAGCAGAGACTCCTGTCCTGCTCTGAGCTGGAacagcacctccctgggcacccaTGAGGTCCGTGTGGATCATCACCCCAGCACCCAGCTTGGAgctggcagtgatggagtcagtCCCCTTGGAAGCTCTGTCAATTTCAACTCTGGCAGTGGCCGTGATGCTGCCACCAGCTCACCTCAGGCCCGAGTCCCAAAGGGGGAGAGCAacggcctgtccctgctgtACATCCTTCCAGCTGTTGGCATCATTTCTGCCATGGCATTCGCGGTGTACGCTCGGCTGCGGAAATAG
- the PANK2 gene encoding pantothenate kinase 2, mitochondrial isoform X1, translated as MEPPRSCGDGAEEEKKPRRRGGGADAGPSQLRRRSSGGAAGADGAAGPQPRERGGSVSRQRRDSVRKNRPLFPWFGLDIGGTLVKLVYFEPKDITAEEEEEEVENLKSIRKYLTSNVAYGSTGIRDVHLELKDLTLCGRKGNLHFIRFPTHDMPAFIQMGSEKHFSSLHTTLCATGGGAYKFEQDFRTMGDLELCKLDELDCLVKGVLYIDSLGFNGHSECYYFENPTDAERCQKLPFNLENPYPLLLVNIGSGVSILAVYSKDNYKRVTGTSLGGGTFFGLCCLLTGCSTFEEALEMASHGDSTKVDKLVRDIYGGDYERFGLPGWAVASSFGNMMSKEKRESVSKEDLAKATLITITNNIGSIARMCALNENINRVVFVGNFLRINTISMRLLAYALDYWSKGQLKALFLEHEGYFGAVGALLGLLDSA; from the exons aTGGAGCCGCCGCGCAGCTGTGGCGATGGCgcggaggaggagaagaagccGCGGCGGCGGGGTGGCGGCGCGGACGCCGGGCCCTCCCAGCTGCGGCGGCGGAGcagcggcggcgcggcgggcgcggaCGGCGCGGCGGGTCCGCAGCCCCGCGAACGCGGCGGCTCCGTGAGCCGGCAGCGGCGGGACTCGGTCCGCAAGAACCGCCCGC TCTTTCCCTGGTTTGGCTTGGACATCGGAGGGACCTTGGTCAAACTGGTTTATTTTGAACCCAAGGACATCACGGccgaagaggaagaggaagaagtggAAAACCTCAAAAGCATCCGCAAATACCTGACATCAAACGTAGCCTATGGCTCCACAGGCATTCGGGATGTGCACCTTGAGCTCAAGGACCTTACCCTGTGTGGACGTAAAGGCAATCTGCACTTTATACGCTTTCCTACTCATGACATGCCTGCTTTTATCCAAATGGGAAGCGAAAAGCACTTCTCGAGCCTCCATACTACCTTATGTGCCACGGGAGGTGGAGCGTACAAATTTGAGCAGGACTTTCGCACA ATGGGTGACCTTGAGCTTTGTAAGCTCGATGAGCTGGATTGCCTTGTGAAAGGAGTGCTGTACATTGATTCCTTGGGGTTCAATGGACACTCAGAGTGTTACTACTTTGAGAACCCGACGGATGCTGAGAGGTGCCAGAAGCTCCCATTCAACCTGGAGAATCCCTATCCTCTCCTTCTGGTGAACATTGGCTCAGGGGTCAGCATTTTGGCTGTCTATTCCAAAGACAACTACAAACGGGTAACAGGCACCAG CCTTGGAGGGGGAACCTTCTTTGGCCTCTGCTGCCTTCTGACGGGCTGCTCCACGTTCGAGGAGGCCCTGGAGATGGCATCCCATGGGGACAGCACCAAGGTGGACAAACTGGTGCGGGACATCTACGGAGGAGACTACGAGCGCTTTGggctgccaggctgggctgtggcatcCAG ctttggaaaCATGATGAGCAAGGAGAAGAGGGAATCTGTCAGCAAGGAGGACCTGGCCAAGGCCACTTTGATCACCATCACCAACAACATTGGCTCCATAGCGCGGATGTGTGCCCTTAATGAG AACATCAACCGTGTGGTGTTCGTGGGCAACTTCCTTCGGATCAACACCATCTCCATGAGGCTCCTGGCCTACGCCCTGGACTACTGGTCAAAGGGACAGTTAAAAGCACTTTTCTTGGAACATGAG GGTTACTTCGGTGCAGTCGGTGCTCTCCTGGGACTCCTGGACTCAGCCTGA